The following proteins are co-located in the Sporosarcina pasteurii genome:
- a CDS encoding uracil-DNA glycosylase, with amino-acid sequence MFRIPESLAELGRERIQGFPVEGFIYGEGPQKPRLMLIGEAPGEFELVDGIPFIGRAGKELMKSLASIGLTRDDVYITSAVRSRPYRWGTKKERDGTTTERKYNRPPTRKEIIAHAPVLDYEIANLEPKFIITLGNVGLQRLVGKEAKVTELHGQVLRRPIQYLENLEDTTFSWTDEEYTIVPTFHPASVFYRPSHRPSLEADWLKIGELLKGVE; translated from the coding sequence ATGTTTCGTATTCCAGAATCACTTGCAGAACTTGGAAGAGAGCGGATTCAAGGGTTTCCAGTCGAAGGTTTTATTTACGGAGAAGGTCCACAAAAGCCGAGGTTAATGCTCATCGGAGAGGCGCCAGGGGAGTTTGAGTTAGTTGATGGGATTCCCTTTATTGGACGAGCGGGGAAGGAGTTAATGAAATCACTTGCTTCCATTGGATTAACGCGTGATGACGTTTATATCACCAGTGCTGTTCGTAGTCGACCGTATCGCTGGGGAACGAAAAAGGAACGTGACGGGACAACAACAGAGCGGAAGTATAATCGTCCGCCGACCCGGAAGGAAATCATCGCCCATGCACCCGTTTTAGATTATGAAATTGCAAACTTAGAACCGAAGTTTATTATCACCTTGGGGAATGTCGGGTTACAGCGTTTAGTTGGAAAAGAGGCGAAAGTGACGGAGTTGCATGGACAAGTACTAAGGAGGCCTATCCAGTATTTGGAAAATCTTGAGGATACGACCTTTAGCTGGACGGATGAAGAATATACAATTGTCCCTACCTTTCATCCTGCTTCCGTTTTTTATCGGCCATCACATAGACCGTCGCTTGAGGCTGATTGGTTAAAAATTGGAGAATTATTAAAGGGGGTAGAGTGA
- a CDS encoding siderophore ABC transporter substrate-binding protein: MKKISIAVMMFAVMVLLAACGGAKEDENTSSSNESTDKADVVEVKHELDNNPVKVKKNPETVVVFDFGMLDTFDDLGIEVAGLPKANIPAYLSKYEDEQYENLGSLKEPEFEKIHALKPDVIFISSRQADLYDQFAEIAPTVYVGLDYAHYMDSFKHNMNLVADIFGKEDEVKEELAEIDERIAAIKEQTTDFDKEALIVLGTEGKVSAYGPNSRFGLIHDVFGFKAADEKIEVSTHGQNITFEYILETNPDVLFVIDRDAAVGGQASAKDSIENDLVKKTNAYEDGAIYYLDPSYWYLSGGGLLSMKEMIAEVEDAL; encoded by the coding sequence ATGAAAAAAATATCGATTGCAGTCATGATGTTTGCCGTAATGGTTTTACTTGCCGCATGTGGTGGAGCTAAAGAGGATGAAAATACATCTTCTAGTAACGAGTCAACTGACAAAGCTGATGTTGTAGAAGTGAAACATGAACTTGACAATAATCCTGTCAAAGTGAAAAAAAATCCTGAAACAGTCGTTGTTTTTGACTTTGGAATGTTAGATACATTCGACGATTTAGGAATTGAAGTTGCGGGTCTTCCAAAAGCTAACATTCCTGCGTACCTTTCAAAATATGAAGATGAGCAATATGAAAATCTTGGTTCATTAAAAGAGCCGGAATTTGAAAAGATTCATGCTTTAAAACCGGATGTTATCTTTATTTCATCTCGTCAAGCTGATTTATACGATCAGTTTGCAGAAATTGCACCGACAGTTTATGTTGGCCTTGATTATGCACATTATATGGATTCCTTTAAACATAATATGAACTTAGTCGCTGATATTTTTGGAAAAGAAGATGAAGTGAAAGAAGAGCTTGCTGAAATTGATGAAAGAATCGCTGCAATTAAAGAGCAAACAACGGACTTCGATAAAGAGGCGTTGATCGTTCTTGGGACTGAAGGAAAAGTAAGTGCGTACGGTCCGAATTCACGTTTTGGACTTATCCATGATGTGTTTGGTTTTAAAGCAGCAGATGAGAAAATTGAAGTTTCAACACATGGTCAAAATATTACATTTGAATATATTCTCGAAACAAATCCAGATGTGCTATTTGTGATTGACCGTGATGCAGCAGTTGGTGGACAAGCTAGCGCGAAAGACTCTATTGAAAACGATCTTGTGAAGAAAACGAATGCCTATGAAGACGGCGCAATTTACTATCTAGACCCTAGCTACTGGTACTTATCAGGTGGCGGTCTACTATCAATGAAAGAAATGATTGCTGAAGTTGAAGATGCGCTCTAA
- a CDS encoding ABC transporter ATP-binding protein has product MITFENVTKRFPDGTEALKDISVTIPSNKLTAIIGPSGCGKTTLMRMINRLELPTNGKILIDGEPISERDEIELRRSIGYVIQRIGLIPHMTIEENIALVPELLGWEKGRISARVNELLEMVGLEPEIFKPRYPFELSGGQQQRVGVSRALASNPNIILMDEPFSALDPISREQLQKKLRELQTQIRKTIVFVTHDMDEALEIADHIIIMRGGKVEQMATPEALLEHQENEFVREFIGEDRIMRKRDFGSFPLTYFTDFYDQTWDGEVRSIHSDASVEEAIQLLNMYPSCRLAVLKDEKILGYIGHHSLLQAAMGMKEGVNTA; this is encoded by the coding sequence ATGATAACCTTTGAAAATGTAACTAAGCGTTTTCCCGATGGAACAGAAGCACTGAAAGATATTTCAGTGACGATTCCTTCAAATAAACTGACAGCGATTATTGGTCCTAGCGGTTGTGGAAAAACAACACTTATGCGGATGATTAACCGACTCGAATTACCAACAAACGGAAAAATCTTAATTGACGGTGAGCCGATTTCAGAGCGAGATGAAATTGAACTTCGTAGATCAATTGGTTATGTTATTCAGAGAATTGGGCTCATTCCCCACATGACGATTGAAGAAAATATCGCCCTCGTCCCTGAGTTACTAGGGTGGGAGAAGGGCCGAATTTCCGCTCGTGTCAACGAGTTATTAGAGATGGTTGGGTTGGAACCGGAAATTTTTAAACCGCGCTATCCTTTTGAGCTATCAGGCGGTCAACAGCAACGAGTAGGTGTCAGTCGAGCACTGGCAAGCAATCCCAATATTATTTTAATGGATGAACCTTTTTCTGCACTGGACCCAATTAGTCGAGAGCAATTGCAAAAGAAATTGCGCGAGTTACAGACACAGATTCGTAAGACGATTGTATTTGTAACACATGACATGGACGAAGCGTTAGAGATAGCGGATCATATAATCATTATGCGAGGCGGAAAAGTTGAACAAATGGCAACGCCGGAAGCGTTACTTGAACATCAAGAAAATGAGTTTGTGCGTGAATTTATTGGAGAAGACAGGATTATGAGGAAACGTGACTTCGGATCATTCCCACTTACATATTTTACAGATTTTTACGATCAAACATGGGATGGAGAAGTCCGAAGCATTCATAGCGATGCTTCTGTAGAAGAGGCAATTCAGCTATTAAATATGTACCCGAGCTGTCGACTTGCGGTTTTAAAAGATGAAAAAATACTAGGTTATATTGGTCATCATTCTCTTTTGCAGGCGGCTATGGGTATGAAAGAAGGTGTGAATACAGCATGA
- a CDS encoding nucleotide pyrophosphohydrolase, whose translation MKDLQNEIVNFTEERGWTGNKDARNLAISISLEANELLEYFQWNNAKEAITKNKDEIAEEAADVYIYLLQFAAALGIDLETEARKKMEKIAIRFPVK comes from the coding sequence ATGAAAGACTTACAAAATGAAATTGTTAATTTTACCGAAGAACGCGGTTGGACAGGTAATAAAGATGCACGCAACCTTGCGATATCAATATCTCTCGAAGCTAACGAACTACTTGAATATTTCCAATGGAATAACGCGAAAGAGGCAATCACTAAAAATAAAGATGAAATTGCTGAAGAGGCGGCAGATGTTTATATTTATTTATTACAGTTTGCAGCAGCACTTGGAATTGATTTAGAAACCGAAGCGAGAAAGAAAATGGAGAAGATCGCAATACGCTTTCCAGTAAAATAA
- a CDS encoding CoA-acylating methylmalonate-semialdehyde dehydrogenase, giving the protein MTTKLKNFINGEWVEAKTEQYEVVPNPATGETLAEVPISTQADVDDAVKVAKEAFKTWSKIAVPRRARILFKYQQLLVDHWDELATLITKENGKSFKEAQGEVQRGIECVEFAAGAPSLMMGKQLPDIATSIESGMYRYPVGVVGGITPFNFPMMVPCWMFPLALAVGNTFILKPSERTPLLANRLAELLKEAGLPDGVFNIVHGAHDVVNGILEHEDVPAISFVGSEPVAEYVYKKGASHGKRVQALAGAKNHSIVMPDADLELTVKEIIGAAYGSAGERCMACAVVVAVGDVAEPLIERLQQAADEIVIGNGLDEDVFLGPVIREDHKAKTANYIKVGQEEGAVLLRDGREDACMTEKGYFIGPTIFDNVTPDMTIWKEEIFAPVLSIVRVDTLEEAIELTNKSDFGNGACLFTESGHSVRYFRENIEVGMLGVNLGVPAPMAFFPFSGWKNSFYGDLHANGSDGVEFYTRRKMLTARW; this is encoded by the coding sequence ATGACTACAAAACTAAAAAACTTTATTAACGGTGAATGGGTAGAAGCAAAAACGGAACAGTATGAAGTTGTTCCAAATCCGGCAACGGGTGAAACGTTGGCAGAAGTACCAATTTCAACGCAAGCGGATGTAGATGATGCGGTGAAAGTTGCGAAGGAAGCTTTTAAAACATGGAGTAAAATCGCTGTGCCTAGAAGAGCGCGTATTTTATTCAAATATCAACAATTATTAGTTGATCATTGGGATGAACTGGCAACGTTAATTACAAAAGAGAATGGGAAGAGCTTTAAAGAGGCACAAGGTGAAGTTCAACGTGGGATTGAATGTGTTGAGTTTGCGGCGGGTGCGCCTTCTTTAATGATGGGTAAGCAATTACCAGACATTGCAACGAGCATTGAGTCGGGCATGTATCGCTATCCGGTAGGGGTTGTAGGTGGCATTACGCCGTTTAACTTCCCGATGATGGTTCCATGCTGGATGTTCCCGCTTGCATTGGCAGTTGGAAATACGTTCATCTTAAAACCATCTGAAAGAACACCACTTCTCGCAAATCGTTTAGCCGAACTATTGAAAGAAGCCGGACTTCCTGACGGTGTATTCAACATCGTTCACGGTGCGCATGATGTGGTGAATGGCATTTTAGAGCATGAGGATGTCCCGGCAATTTCATTTGTTGGTTCAGAGCCGGTTGCAGAGTATGTTTATAAAAAAGGTGCGAGCCACGGCAAGCGTGTTCAAGCTTTAGCGGGTGCTAAAAACCATTCTATCGTAATGCCAGACGCGGATTTAGAATTAACTGTAAAAGAAATTATCGGGGCAGCATACGGTTCGGCGGGTGAAAGATGTATGGCGTGTGCAGTTGTTGTTGCTGTAGGCGATGTTGCAGAGCCGCTCATCGAGAGACTTCAGCAAGCAGCTGATGAAATTGTGATTGGAAACGGATTGGATGAAGATGTCTTCCTTGGCCCTGTTATTCGAGAAGACCATAAAGCGAAAACAGCGAACTATATTAAAGTAGGTCAGGAAGAAGGTGCTGTTCTCCTTCGTGATGGGAGAGAAGACGCTTGTATGACGGAAAAAGGGTATTTCATTGGGCCAACGATTTTTGATAATGTGACGCCAGACATGACCATTTGGAAAGAAGAGATTTTTGCACCGGTCTTATCGATTGTACGCGTAGACACATTAGAGGAAGCCATTGAGCTGACAAACAAGTCAGATTTTGGGAATGGAGCTTGTCTATTTACAGAGAGTGGACATAGTGTACGTTATTTCCGTGAAAATATTGAAGTAGGGATGCTTGGTGTTAACCTAGGGGTACCAGCGCCAATGGCATTCTTCCCATTCTCAGGATGGAAAAACTCATTCTATGGTGACTTGCATGCGAACGGTTCAGACGGTGTAGAGTTCTATACGAGAAGAAAAATGCTGACAGCTCGTTGGTAA
- a CDS encoding iron-containing alcohol dehydrogenase translates to MEQYVVFLSPQATIYGRDAFSRVGVEATERGKKALIVSDEIMKNLGYLEKCHQFLLDAGVESVSYTGVSSEPTDAYVAEALELFKKKNCDLIISLGGGSCIDTAKAVAVLVTNGGYIGDYMGGAKLITHAPTPHIAIPTTAGTGSEVTDVTVITNTSNDEKMMIKQPKLMPSVAIVDPMLTMSSPKKVTAATGVDALSHAVEAYLSKRAQPMTDTLALTAIQLITSNLKIAYENPKDYKAREAMSIGSMYAGMAFSNASVCLVHGMSRPIGALFHVPHGESNAMLLPAVLEFSKSHCTARLATIGRVFSERAKGVSDQDAAEIAVKQIKNLCLELNIPNLKSWGIDEKSFEEAVPKMATDALRSGSPNNNPRVPSKEEIEELYQICYDYQFSDKEVISS, encoded by the coding sequence ATGGAACAATATGTTGTGTTTTTATCACCACAGGCGACGATTTATGGACGTGATGCATTTAGCCGTGTTGGCGTTGAAGCTACTGAAAGAGGAAAGAAAGCATTAATCGTCAGTGATGAGATTATGAAGAATCTTGGTTATTTGGAAAAATGTCATCAGTTTTTATTAGATGCAGGTGTAGAAAGTGTTTCGTATACGGGCGTTTCCTCAGAGCCGACTGACGCATATGTTGCCGAAGCGCTTGAATTATTTAAAAAGAAGAATTGCGATCTAATCATATCGCTCGGCGGCGGAAGCTGTATTGATACGGCAAAAGCTGTAGCTGTTCTAGTCACAAATGGTGGGTACATAGGGGATTACATGGGCGGTGCGAAACTGATCACGCATGCACCAACGCCACATATTGCAATCCCAACAACCGCTGGAACAGGTTCTGAAGTAACCGATGTAACCGTCATTACAAATACTTCGAACGACGAAAAGATGATGATTAAGCAACCTAAGCTCATGCCATCTGTTGCGATTGTCGATCCGATGTTAACGATGTCTTCGCCGAAAAAAGTGACAGCGGCAACTGGCGTGGATGCGTTAAGTCATGCGGTGGAAGCGTATTTATCGAAACGTGCGCAACCCATGACGGATACGCTTGCATTAACTGCGATTCAACTGATTACCTCCAATCTAAAAATAGCTTACGAGAATCCGAAAGATTATAAGGCGAGAGAAGCGATGTCTATCGGGTCGATGTATGCAGGGATGGCATTTTCTAATGCATCGGTCTGTCTTGTGCACGGGATGTCTCGACCGATTGGTGCGCTGTTCCATGTTCCGCACGGTGAATCAAATGCGATGTTACTGCCGGCCGTTCTTGAATTTAGTAAATCACATTGTACGGCGCGCTTAGCGACAATCGGACGCGTTTTTTCGGAAAGGGCCAAAGGGGTATCCGATCAGGATGCCGCTGAAATTGCGGTGAAACAGATTAAAAATCTTTGTCTAGAATTAAATATCCCAAACTTAAAAAGTTGGGGGATTGACGAAAAGAGCTTTGAAGAAGCCGTTCCAAAAATGGCGACAGATGCCCTCAGAAGCGGAAGTCCAAATAACAACCCACGTGTTCCAAGTAAAGAGGAAATTGAAGAATTGTATCAGATTTGTTATGACTATCAGTTTTCCGATAAAGAGGTTATTTCTTCATAG
- a CDS encoding MFS transporter — translation MFDAMDVGILSFVIAAISLDWGLSPGEMGWIGSVNSIGMAVGAFGFGMLADRIGRKQVFMITLVLFSVASGLSALTTTLFAFLVLRFLVGAGLGGELPVASTLVSESVKAEERGKVVVLLESFWAVGWILAALIAYFIIPDFGWRVALIITALPAFYAIYLRRHLPDSPKFEAIETPKKSAIQKVKKLWSKEYAKRTLMLWIVWFTVVFSYYGMFLWLPSVMVMKGFSMIHSFGYVLLMTLAQLPGYFTAAWLIERIGRKFVLSTYLLGTALSALAFGNAESLTALLLFGALLSFFNLGAWGALYAYSPEQYPTSIRATGSGAAAAVGRIGGIFGPLLVGSLLGAGYGFGIIFGIFCGSIIIGIIAVIVLGTETKQIELA, via the coding sequence ATGTTCGATGCAATGGATGTTGGTATTTTATCATTTGTCATAGCAGCAATTTCGCTAGATTGGGGATTGTCTCCAGGTGAAATGGGCTGGATTGGCAGCGTAAACTCAATTGGTATGGCGGTTGGCGCATTCGGTTTCGGGATGCTAGCCGATAGAATTGGGCGTAAGCAAGTTTTTATGATTACATTAGTTTTATTTTCAGTCGCCAGTGGCTTATCTGCATTGACGACGACCCTTTTTGCATTTTTAGTGTTACGTTTTCTTGTTGGTGCGGGGCTCGGTGGTGAGCTACCTGTTGCATCTACACTCGTTTCAGAAAGTGTAAAAGCAGAGGAGCGCGGTAAGGTTGTTGTGTTATTAGAAAGTTTTTGGGCGGTTGGATGGATTCTTGCTGCGCTGATTGCTTATTTTATCATACCTGATTTTGGTTGGAGAGTTGCACTTATTATTACAGCACTGCCAGCGTTTTATGCAATTTATTTAAGAAGACACCTTCCTGACTCGCCAAAGTTTGAGGCAATAGAAACGCCTAAAAAATCAGCAATACAGAAAGTAAAAAAACTATGGTCCAAAGAATATGCAAAACGCACATTAATGCTTTGGATTGTTTGGTTTACGGTTGTATTTTCTTATTACGGGATGTTTTTATGGTTGCCGAGCGTCATGGTGATGAAAGGATTTAGTATGATTCACAGCTTTGGTTATGTTCTTCTAATGACGCTTGCGCAATTACCCGGCTATTTCACGGCGGCCTGGTTAATCGAAAGGATTGGTCGGAAATTTGTTTTATCTACTTATCTTCTAGGCACAGCCCTGAGTGCATTAGCATTCGGAAATGCAGAGTCATTAACAGCACTTCTCCTCTTCGGTGCATTGTTGTCGTTCTTTAATTTAGGAGCATGGGGTGCGCTTTACGCATATTCACCGGAGCAGTATCCGACATCTATTCGGGCGACTGGTTCTGGTGCGGCAGCAGCTGTCGGCCGTATTGGCGGTATATTTGGACCGTTGCTCGTTGGGTCATTACTTGGAGCAGGCTACGGCTTTGGCATCATTTTTGGGATCTTTTGCGGTTCGATTATTATTGGGATTATTGCCGTCATTGTGTTAGGAACGGAAACGAAGCAAATAGAACTTGCCTAG
- a CDS encoding ABC transporter permease — MSNFFHTVSSRSDLIIEAFLQHIFLSFVALALGVAIALPTGILIARYRRFAEPIIGVTAVLQTIPSLALFGILVPLIGIGSKTALIALIIYALLPIVRNTYTGLTSADESIIEAGRGMGMTPFQILKKIEFPIALPVIMAGIRTATVLTVGIATLATFVGAGGLGDVIYRGLQSYNNSLVLAGALPVACLAILFDFLLKWIEKKVTLKGIRQ; from the coding sequence ATGAGTAATTTTTTTCACACTGTCAGCAGCCGTTCTGATTTAATTATAGAGGCTTTTTTACAACATATATTTCTTTCTTTTGTTGCTTTAGCATTAGGGGTTGCCATTGCATTGCCAACAGGCATTCTCATAGCGCGTTATCGCCGATTTGCGGAACCGATTATAGGGGTTACTGCTGTTTTGCAAACGATTCCAAGTCTTGCGCTATTTGGTATTCTCGTTCCGTTAATTGGGATTGGGTCAAAAACAGCTTTAATTGCACTCATTATTTATGCTTTATTACCGATTGTACGCAATACATATACCGGATTAACGAGCGCAGATGAATCGATTATTGAAGCAGGTCGAGGTATGGGGATGACGCCCTTTCAAATATTAAAGAAAATAGAGTTTCCGATTGCGCTTCCTGTTATTATGGCAGGGATTCGCACGGCGACGGTTTTAACTGTAGGGATTGCGACGCTTGCAACATTTGTAGGTGCAGGGGGGTTAGGGGATGTGATTTATCGAGGATTACAATCTTATAATAATTCGCTCGTGTTAGCTGGTGCGCTTCCTGTTGCATGTTTAGCAATACTATTCGATTTTCTATTGAAGTGGATCGAAAAGAAAGTAACTTTGAAAGGTATTCGCCAATAA
- a CDS encoding DNA-3-methyladenine glycosylase, which produces MYEPVDKSFFEAPGLELAKQLIGQYIVHEQPAGRLVARIVETEAYQGPEDRAAHSFGNRRTKRTEIMFGDAGLVYTYQMHTHTLINVVAGPVGTPHAILIRAVEPVEGHAIMRENRGPKLKEVDWTNGPGKLTVALGITMDYYGHHWSHKPLFISKGEQVTPIEAGPRVGIGNSGEAVHYPWRFYEKGNPFVSKYRK; this is translated from the coding sequence ATGTATGAGCCAGTGGACAAATCATTTTTTGAAGCGCCGGGACTTGAGCTAGCGAAACAGTTAATCGGGCAGTATATTGTGCATGAACAGCCAGCAGGTCGGCTTGTTGCAAGAATTGTTGAAACCGAAGCTTATCAAGGACCAGAAGACCGTGCTGCGCACAGCTTTGGCAATCGACGGACAAAACGAACGGAAATTATGTTTGGGGATGCTGGACTCGTTTATACATACCAAATGCATACGCATACACTGATAAACGTTGTCGCTGGGCCAGTGGGTACACCACATGCGATACTCATTCGTGCGGTCGAACCGGTTGAAGGACATGCGATTATGCGAGAAAATCGCGGTCCAAAACTAAAAGAAGTCGATTGGACAAATGGTCCGGGAAAATTAACAGTGGCACTTGGGATTACGATGGATTATTACGGACATCATTGGTCACATAAACCGCTTTTTATTTCAAAGGGGGAGCAAGTGACTCCTATTGAGGCGGGGCCGAGGGTGGGGATTGGCAACTCTGGTGAAGCGGTTCATTACCCGTGGCGTTTTTATGAAAAAGGTAATCCGTTTGTTTCGAAATATCGTAAATAG
- a CDS encoding glycine betaine ABC transporter substrate-binding protein, translating to MGIIFVALLFLLSACGKKEEIVISGKPWTEQFILPYILGHYIEGKTDYDVVYKEGLGEVAIMTPALDKGDIDLYVEYTGTGLKDVLKEESEAGESAESVYERVKKGYEEQFEVTWLEPLGFENGYTLAYSKDNAYDAQTYSDIAAVSREKNVVFGAPHAFYERKGDGYEDLAEVYDFSFSQTKSLDPNVMYEAVKSGEVDLIPAFTTDSRIQLFDLGTTKDDLAFFPKYDAVPVVRQETLEKFPELEKTLNELAGQITEEDMLKMNARVDIDQERPEDVAREFLIEKGLIAN from the coding sequence ATAGGAATCATTTTTGTTGCGCTTTTGTTTTTGTTAAGTGCATGTGGAAAAAAAGAGGAGATTGTCATTAGCGGTAAGCCGTGGACTGAGCAGTTTATTTTACCGTACATATTAGGGCATTATATCGAAGGAAAAACAGATTATGATGTGGTTTATAAAGAAGGCCTTGGTGAAGTAGCAATTATGACGCCGGCTCTTGATAAAGGAGACATTGACTTATACGTTGAATATACTGGAACAGGGCTAAAAGACGTCCTAAAGGAAGAGTCCGAAGCGGGAGAAAGTGCAGAAAGTGTTTATGAAAGAGTCAAAAAGGGTTATGAAGAACAATTTGAAGTGACCTGGTTAGAACCACTTGGATTTGAAAATGGCTATACGCTCGCCTATTCAAAAGATAATGCCTACGATGCTCAAACTTATTCAGATATTGCAGCAGTATCACGGGAGAAAAATGTGGTTTTTGGTGCACCTCACGCCTTTTATGAGCGCAAAGGTGACGGTTATGAAGACTTAGCGGAAGTCTATGATTTTTCATTTAGCCAAACGAAAAGTTTGGATCCAAATGTGATGTATGAAGCGGTAAAGAGTGGAGAAGTCGATTTAATCCCAGCGTTTACTACAGATAGCCGTATTCAATTATTTGATTTGGGAACGACGAAAGACGATTTGGCATTTTTCCCTAAGTACGATGCAGTGCCTGTTGTCCGTCAAGAGACTTTGGAGAAATTTCCGGAGCTTGAAAAGACTTTAAATGAATTAGCAGGCCAAATTACCGAAGAAGATATGTTGAAAATGAATGCACGAGTGGATATTGATCAAGAGAGGCCAGAGGACGTAGCAAGAGAATTCTTAATTGAAAAAGGACTAATTGCTAATTAA
- a CDS encoding sigma-54-dependent Fis family transcriptional regulator yields the protein MLNKLSGVERDTMLQVGNWMTPYPHVITVGKTYEEAARMMQEYELSSLPIVDEDAYPIGVLTTKKLLTIFLENKEKQVIVNNVRTRNFFTITRDANLMELFSIPYQQCLVLDEQQKLIGILTQQDILDGFSKHIYQLEQKENTVEALAIVLEKAYEGIAVVDKNGVLLEFNEAYSRFTGVKKEAAIGRHVTEVIENTNLHMTVKTGIPDRGVLQTIQGQPMVVHRIPIWKDGEIVGAIGMLIFEGVSEVYAMYDRLQEQQVKNLQGPKKVAVQVAEDSRITIDQIIGISEEILSAKRLARKAARTVATVFISGESGTGKEVFAKSIHHLSPMYNGPFISVNCGAIPENLFESELFGYEAGAFTGAHQEGKPGKIELAHNGTLFLDEIGELPLLLQTKLLRVLQEREVERVGGVKKCDVNVRVIAATNRNIEKMVEEGTFREDLYYRLNIIRLHLPSLRERKEDIPILLAHFMKEVCQRYSLSEKHFSADAVAFLMNYRWNGNIRELINTVEHAVIMTEANVIGVDDLPKMVRRETSTDDGSVTPLLERLKVTEEETEKQLILQALQEAGGNKSKAANILGIHRTTLYRKLKRYDVE from the coding sequence ATGCTAAACAAGTTAAGCGGTGTTGAGCGGGATACGATGCTACAGGTTGGAAATTGGATGACGCCTTATCCGCACGTCATCACAGTAGGGAAAACATATGAGGAAGCGGCTCGTATGATGCAAGAATATGAGTTGAGTAGTTTACCGATTGTTGACGAAGATGCGTATCCAATCGGCGTGTTAACAACAAAAAAACTCTTAACGATTTTCTTGGAAAATAAAGAAAAACAAGTAATCGTAAATAACGTTCGCACACGTAACTTTTTTACGATTACAAGAGATGCGAATTTAATGGAGTTATTTTCAATACCTTACCAACAATGTTTAGTCCTAGACGAACAACAAAAGCTTATTGGGATTTTGACGCAACAAGATATTTTAGATGGTTTTTCAAAACATATTTATCAACTGGAACAAAAAGAAAATACCGTTGAGGCTTTGGCGATTGTATTGGAAAAAGCCTATGAAGGAATTGCGGTTGTTGATAAAAATGGCGTCCTGTTAGAATTCAATGAAGCGTATAGTCGATTCACTGGGGTTAAAAAGGAAGCTGCGATTGGTCGCCATGTAACAGAAGTGATTGAAAATACAAACCTACATATGACTGTAAAAACAGGAATTCCAGATCGGGGTGTCTTGCAAACCATTCAAGGGCAGCCGATGGTCGTTCATCGGATTCCAATTTGGAAAGATGGAGAAATTGTCGGGGCGATTGGCATGCTAATTTTTGAAGGGGTTTCGGAAGTGTATGCTATGTATGACCGATTGCAAGAGCAACAGGTAAAGAATTTACAGGGGCCGAAGAAGGTAGCTGTTCAAGTGGCAGAAGATAGCCGAATCACGATCGATCAAATTATAGGCATTAGTGAAGAAATTTTAAGCGCAAAACGTTTGGCGCGAAAAGCCGCTAGAACAGTAGCGACGGTATTTATTTCCGGAGAAAGTGGGACGGGGAAAGAGGTATTTGCAAAAAGTATTCATCATTTAAGTCCTATGTATAATGGTCCGTTTATTAGTGTAAATTGTGGTGCGATTCCTGAAAACTTATTTGAATCGGAGTTGTTCGGTTATGAGGCGGGTGCATTTACGGGTGCGCATCAGGAAGGGAAGCCAGGTAAAATCGAACTTGCTCATAACGGCACGTTATTTTTAGATGAAATTGGAGAGCTTCCACTTTTATTACAAACGAAGTTATTGCGTGTTCTACAAGAAAGAGAAGTAGAGCGAGTTGGGGGCGTTAAAAAGTGTGACGTGAATGTAAGGGTTATTGCTGCTACCAATCGTAATATTGAAAAGATGGTAGAGGAAGGCACTTTTAGAGAGGATTTGTATTATCGTCTAAATATTATTCGCCTTCACTTACCCTCTTTAAGAGAAAGGAAAGAAGATATTCCTATTTTGTTGGCTCATTTCATGAAAGAGGTTTGCCAAAGGTATAGCTTATCAGAAAAGCATTTTAGTGCAGATGCTGTCGCATTTTTAATGAATTATCGATGGAACGGAAATATTCGAGAGTTAATCAATACGGTTGAGCATGCTGTCATTATGACGGAAGCCAACGTTATTGGCGTAGATGATTTGCCTAAGATGGTCAGGAGGGAAACATCAACGGATGATGGAAGTGTGACGCCTTTACTTGAAAGATTAAAAGTAACGGAGGAAGAAACTGAAAAACAGTTGATTCTCCAAGCATTACAAGAAGCTGGCGGCAATAAATCAAAAGCGGCTAATATACTTGGGATTCATCGAACGACTTTATACCGAAAATTGAAACGCTATGATGTAGAATAA